From the genome of Leishmania major strain Friedlin complete genome, chromosome 35:
CAGTGACACTTATCCTTGGCTGCCCTTTACATACGCGCTTCTTGAGGTATCCGTTTCCACGCCACGGATCTCGTCGAAGGTGCTCAGGCATGTTTTCTCGCGCTCTTGCATCACGCACAGCCAGAAACACTCGGACGACACAGTTTGCCGAGTGCCTGTGACCATTGTCGCCACAGAccatgcacgtgtgcgcggagCAGCAGGGTAGGCGGCTGACGGGTCTCCACCTACTCCCATtcacaaacacacacagacacacacagacacgtacacgtacacgtaaacacacacacacacacacacgaaaaggaGAAGCCAGCGGGTCGGGAACAAAGTTGAGAACGGCTGAAAAGAGATCGGAGAAGCGGTGCACAACATGTCGGGAGGAAATATGTCCAAAGTGCCGAAGACCATTATCGTTAGACGAAAGGCGGACGGGACGAAGGAGCCGGACATGCAGAGTTCTGCATCATTCATCTCGCCGCCTCATCAGCTTGCACAGCAGACTCCTCTCACAGCTCACCAGGAAAGAGGGCGGCGATCTCCTCTTTCACTCGCTGTGTGTTCACCGTcggcagctctgccgccacctcggcgagCATTTTCGGCACCTCCGACCTTACTACGTCTTCTGGGGTGTCATTCATGCTAATGAAGGTGAGTGTGCCGTCCACAGAGGCGAACGCCTCGGCGTTCATGGGAATTTGCGTCAGCAGAGACCGAAGTGCCGCCGCTAAGCCGTCATATCGAGAGTTACCTCGCTCGGATTTGAGCTTTTTTTCAACGGGCTTTGCCGTAGCGTCGGCTGCGTTGTTTCGCGCGTACATGTCCGCCAACTGCTGCTCAAATGAGTCGACATCGCTGACGTCCTCATCGCTGTCGCGCCCGTCGTCCTCCTTGTCCCGCAGGAACGGGTCACCCCCCATGCCATGCCCGCTATCGGTGGCACCGTGCAGGTCGAGATCTCGGTCAAACCGATTCCGCTTCTGACTGCGGTTCTCCGCACGCTGTGCCGCTTTGAGGGCCGCCCGACGCAGCTGATCCTCGCgctccgcctgcagctgctccgccgaGGCAGTGGTGACATGATCCTGAAGTCGTGCCTCtagctgcagctgctccgccagtGTCATCGGCCGGCCGTCCTTGATGCGCCGCTTCATTTCCCGCTCGCGCATTTCGTATTCCTCGCGTACAAACTCTTCGTGGATGCTGCGTCCCTTGCGCGGACGAGCCCAGTCGATTGGCGGCATAGAAAAGTCCGCATATGGCAAGTTGCGGTGGCGGTTCTCCAATttgcgctggcggcgctcctGCGCGAGGGCAGCCTCGATAGAGGCCGCCTCCCCGAGGCGCGCGGTGAGATGCTTCTCTGGCACCGTGGAGGCAATCACAGCATCGATTTCCATCCCTGCCTTGCCCACTTCCAGCGTCTCGCCGAGTAGATTCAGTGTGGACTCTTGCGAGGGCAGCAACGTCAGCACGTCGTTGCCGACGTGCATCGTCATGGAGCCATCGCTCCAGCGCACGATGCGGCTATTGCTCGAGACCCCCTTATCGCTGACACTCCACCGGAGCACGTTGGTCGGCGTGTAGAGCATGAACTTGTTGCTCTCCAAGTATGCACACGTAGACGGGTCGCAAGGGCGCGGGTCGGCGTGCAGCGTCTGTCGGTTCGGAAAGATGACCGGCATGTCCAGCAGCcaggacggcgccgccgccctctcccgctTCTCGTCCCAGCGCTCTGGCAGCGAGCTCTCGAGAAGCGTAAAAGGGACGTTATGATcagcgcgcagcacgtcggcgccggcgctgccgaagTATCGCGCACCCTCCTCATACACCAGCACATCTTTGTTCATTTTCATCTCTCGTGCAAGCACCTCAACACTATGGCGCTCGTCTTGAAAGAGGTGCACATCATCTTCGCGGATGGCACCACCAAAGAGGTCGTGCAGGATGGACTGTGTATCAATGAGAGCCGGATCCTTCGCTGCGGCTCGGCCACGTTCTTCCACCTGGAAGATGGGACCGAACAGCGCCTGCATCGTCAGCTCCAGAGCCGCGGGTGCATGGGCACCTCCAGGTTGCGAGAGgacgtcatcctcgtcgaAGCCCGTCGCCGTAGCCGCTGCTAGGGGAGATGTAGCCGTAGGCACATGTGGTGCAGAAGCCATTAGGTCCGTCGGCTCTGGTGCTGCGTAGCACTCCATTCAAGGAACACGCGGCGTAGATGATTCGGGAAAGGAAGACACGActaaagagagagagagagagaccgtAGTACAGGATGAATTACGGCACGCTGTCCAGCGGTTATTGAAAAAAGTGAGCCGGGAACAACAAAATGCGATGTtgaacaccaccaccaccaccgcagacaagcgcagcgcagcctttgcgcacacgcatacacacaacaCGCGAAACGAGAAACGGCGCTGACAGCAGGCGCGGCACCACGACCTTTCGGCAAACGGCACGCGTTGCTTGTGTTATCTCCTCCTTCGATGAGGACAgcaaagcagcagcgagagatTTCAAAGAGTTAACGGGACAAAGAAACATGTAACAAGGGAAGGCCGAAGTCGTCGTGGTGCGAGGGTTGATGCGCTGCGACCGCGTTGGTGCGGGTGGGTGAGTGTGTCTTCTCGCGGGAGTGATGCTACCGCGCCTGTGTGGACGTCACAGCAAGGCCTAATTCTTCCTCACAGCTGGCGGGGTATGGATGGGTAGTGTTGGCGGCTTACGTGAGCAGCGTGCCCAGGAAGCGCAAGCAACCGCAGAAGGACAGTCGCCGGCTGAGGCGGTAACGATTCGTCTGTGCAATCTACAACGGCACTTGCACGCACTGGGAGGCCCCCCTCGCCCAAAACGACAGCACAAGGAATAAGAAGGAATGAAACAGCCGAAAAAAGAGTTTGTGATGGCGAAGAGCAGTACGACACGACATATCTGCGGCGTTGCCGGAAACACGGAGGAGCAGAGCCTCGCTAGGCAAGCAGCACGGGAAAAAAACAAGAGCTGGCGCGGCCACGTAACCCCGCCCCCGTCGTCACGACACAGCCGTGAGAGTAGGGAGAGCATCTCGCGTCATCGGCGCGCTTCCAGAAGCTTAACTGAACCGGTTGTGTATTCGTTCCGAGTacgccggcgcctccgcTCTGCagctggcagcggtggctgaCGTCATCCGCAGTGGTCATTTTTGTGGTCGAGCAACAAGCACCCCGCGTGCATTCGGGCGAGGCAGAGAGCACCGATCAAATAGTTTTGTGGCGAGGGAAGTTTGTTACAAGTAGCTTagccgcctcgtcgcgaGTAAGATCGGTGTCACGAAGAACACTCTCACATCATGCAAGTTGAAAAGCCATCCCCTCCTACATACGTCGCGGGAGGAGGACATGGAGGTGAGAGAGCCTCGCGCCAAGAAACGAACGGGTACGACCGCCAGCAGAGCTTACCGAGAACGTTCCTTCTCATGCCACACCAGTTGCGTTGTCGCAGAAAACGGACGGaacagcaatgcgccgccGTCCCCGCTCACCAAATCCGACCGCCGAAAGATGAGATGCTCCACACCGAcgcacagatacacacacacgtgcgaTTTGATACTCCCCTttgcctcctcctttttcctCGTCAGTTGTGCAAATCCTCGTTTCGGATTTGCGCGCGTAGCTTGACACAGAGCTTCTTGCGGTCCCACTTTTTGGAGAGGCTGTCGTTCACTGCCAGCCCACGCTCCACCATCTTCTCCTTGCGCTTCGCCTGCTTGCGCGTCAGCTGCTTCTTCTTCGTCACAGGGGCGTCAAGGATGAGGTCACCAATAATGCGCACTGCCCGCTTCACCACCACGTTCGTCGCCGCCTCATCCATGTCAGGGCCGCTCACACcagtgcgtgcgccagcTTCCTTCTCTAGTTCTCCATTCAGCCGCGCAATCTCGCGGTCAACTTCGTCTTCCAGCTTCTCGGATTGCTGCTCACTGCGGCGCTCCAgctcgcgctgcgcacgctctACCTTTCGCTTCTGAACTGTCTTGCGATGTGCCCGCTTCTTGGCCATCTGCTTCAGCTTTCGCACTAGCTTCGTCATGTTTGTGAAGAGGCGCGGCTAATAGAGCAGTGAATTCGGTCTTCTGTGCTCACTCTCCGTGTGTAACAAGAGCACCTCGCATCCGCGCAAAATACGTGGTTGGTGAGGCGgcaaatatatatatatatatattgtgtgtgtgtggtgatgTTAAGCGTGCCAAGAGAGCAAGACAGAGGATCAGGCAGGCGGTATAAAGGCGAGAGAATGATCGCTGGGCATGTGGCATTGCCGACATCAACGACGGTTTAGCAGCACCGAAAGCAGGGACCAACCGAgtgcagacacgcacagcaGGCATTGACTGGCGCATATGCGCCCAGTGAGTAAACGCGCTCCATCGAGAAAACGAAGCGGCCATGTGCACCTCTAGTACACGGTCTTTGTAGATCCCAGAAGATTTCGAGTGTGGCGCCGCTCCTACCAGAACAGTAAAAGCAAGCTTGAAAAGCAAATCCATTGCGTCGCAGGAGGCAAGCAAACTCACATGCAGACCTGCGCACAAGACATACGCTTGccaccctcttcttctcACGGGTCAGTATTCGTCCATCTTCAGGTGCTTTTTCCGCTGCTTCCGTAGCCACGAGTTGTAGAGGACAGAAGACGTGTTGGCGGCCCGGTCAGACGAGATCACGTGCGCTGGCATGGAGGGCATCACACGCAGCGTTTCGGCGACGTTGAAAACCGCTTCCTTTTGCCCAGGTACCGAGTGCTGCGTCGCTTCCTCGAGGGGGGCCTCTTTACGCACCGGTTGCGCGCCACTGGTGGCCGCTGTATCCGTGGCAGAGGCGTGGAACAGTGTGTCTGCCAGGGCAACGCTGtctgcgacagcggcgatgTCCGACGGACAGGTCGCAAAGCCCTCCAAAAGGAGCTCCATAAAACGCAAACACAGCTTAGGGTCGTTTTGCTCCAGCTTGGCCAAGTGCTCAGTGAGCTCCTCCATAATGGTCGTTGTGGTGGTGAAGTCGCGTGGCAGCTGCCCAGTGTTCTGCACGCGGTCCCGCaacgctgcgcacgcgctctgTTGTGCAGAGGGCGCGGCTGATGTAGACGACTGTGTGGCCATCACACATATGTCGCGGTACCGATCATGCAAAAGCGCGACATCGTGCAGTGCCTgctccgtcgctgctgccaacGACGGAGGTGGACGCTGTCGACCTTGcgtggtggctgcggcggtcaGGTCGCGTGATGCAATGCCGCCTGGCACCTCACACAGGTCAGCTGTTCCCGGAGGAGACACGAGAATCGGCACAAACACGTCGCGAAAGCTGGGCGGAGTCGTCCAGTGCAGATCTTGTAGCGATAGGGATATCAAGGAGTCGTCGACGACCTGGTTAGGAAGGTCTGTGTCGATCGTGCTCATGGTTCGCGAGTGCAGCGCGGCCGGTTGCACCGACGCAGATGTGCGCTCATGTCTCCTGATGGCTTTGACGGCTTGAGCGAGGCTGATGACGGCGCGGTTTGGCTCGCGCATTGTAAAGGAGCGGTGCTTCGCAAAGGCACTAGACTTAAGCAGCATCGAAAGGGTCGGCCGCTTCGTGGGAGAGCACTCCAGGCAGCTGAGAATGAGCTCGGCCATGTCTTCTTCCGTGTCAGCCGGGAGCAGAGCTGCGGGTTGGAGCAGATGACTCCGAATCACGAGAAGGCGTTCAGTAGCATCTGTAGCCCCGGAGAGGTTCTTGTGATTCAAGGAACACAGCTGCAACATCAGCAGCCCCAGCGCCCATACATCAGCGTAGAGAGGAAGCGCACCACATGGCGGTGACGCGATTTTATTCCAGTCTGACATTTTGCTCAACTCTGGTGCACCAACGAAACACTTTCCTTCACGAAAGGCATTGCTTGTTGATTCGCCGATAGACGTCgtgcgcggcgacgccatgACCGCTCCCGGAGCAGCGCTGGCCGACCCCTCCACCATATCGAGCATCGCTGTAGCTGAGAGAGGAAGCCGCACCTGCACGCAGCCCTTGTTGATGTCCATATGCACGCAGTCAAGGGGGAGATCACGGCACAGCACATGCCCGACAgcgtgcaggtgcagcagagcCTGCGCGAGTTGGCACGCAATGGCCGCCGCGTCGTTCTGAATCTTGAGGTTGCCTTGCTTGAGATGCATCTttgccacggcgtcggcgtaGTCGGCGAGCGAGCAGCCCTCAATGTACTCCTCCACGACCACCAGCGCCGTTATTGCTGGCGACAAGGCCAGcgcgggtgcggctgcgccagcaggccAGTTGGTGCCTCCACTGTCTTGTGCAGTGCCTGTCTGCTTCACGAGATTTTCGCGTGGAGGTGACAGGCTCGCCGGGGAGGCGCCTGGTCCTTTcatgacgacgacgctgccgacgccgccgctagTGGAGCTTGGAGAGCTCGGCACCTGGTTGGTGTAGAAGGCATCTATCAGAGTGCGCAGGTACGGGTGATCAGCTTGTCGGCGAAGGCGGATATTCTGCACGAGAAGGTGCAGTAAAGCAGCTTCGGATGTAGTGTCCGACTCCTGAAGAGAGGTGGTGAGCGGAATGTACGTGACAAGTGCTGCGCTCGCCAACGACTTGGCGCCCGCCTCACTAGCATTGTCCTCCACAAGCCCCGGTATGTCCTCCATACATGGACGGAAGAGGCGTTGGGCACGATACGTTGTGGCCTGTGCAAAAAGTGCACCGTAGGAGCCGCGCTCGGGATCCACGGCCATCTCCAGCCGGTACTCGTGACCACGGGTGTCGACCAGTACGGCGCTCATGACtgtgcaggaggcggagagcacAACAAAACAGAGAAGAAAGTCGAAAAGATCAGCGCCCGTGTGGGGAGATGGGGTAGGTGTGggggcagcaccggcaggtCACAAACACCGAcgaaacaacgaaaaaaaaaaacaggtCCGGCACGTGCAAGCTCTGTTACATCGTCACACATACGCAaccaggcgctgcagcgttgGGCCCATGTGAAGAAGACGCACAGGCGGATGAGGGAGGAAGATGGCGTGCAGATGCGTGAGCGAGTAGATGGCGGCGTGAGCAGTAACGCATAACTCGCatgcgaaaaagaaagaagtGTCCCCCATGCAAAAGAGGGAAAATGGGCGGGAAACGAAAACACGCAGAGGATTGGGCGACACCCCATCGACCGTCCCCGGTGAAGCTCTCCACGGCAGAACCCAAAACGCACCAAAAGAAAAGCGGAGACGACAGCACATCCGTGCAGGATTGATGGGCCAGACTGCCATCGCGGCAACGAGAATCGCCATGTGTGTGGCACGTTCCGGTCCACGGTTTGCCTTCCGTCCTATCAGTGAAGACAGACAAACACAGCTTTCTTTTTTCGCGTTTTCTTGATGTCTTGATGCGTCGTGGTTTCcgtcctcctctcctccacgcCGTCGTCCCTGGACGAGAGTAAGGCAAGGAGTGCAAGATTGGGGAGATGTCCCCCACGAACGACAACATGATCCCCACAAGGGCATCGCTGCATTGGCAGAGGCACgcaatgcacacacacacacacacacacacacatatatatatatatatatatacgccACCACCAATGCCTTCGAAGGTCGGGTATCGGCAAGTGCTCACGTCAGCAGCTTTTTTTGGCGAAAGagcgcctccatcgcctcctcAAACTCTGTTCCGGTGATGAGCATGCCCTTCTCGTGTCTGTACGATGGGTTCTTCGTCACGGTACGGATGAACACGTCTTTGAGGAGCTCCGTCAAGGCGACTTGCACGAGCGCCGTGCTCATTGCTTTGTCCGTAAAGAGTGCAACGCGGTAGCCCGTCATTGTCTCTAAGTAGTGCACTTTGTATagcggcgtgtgcacggCCCGCAAGCCGCCGGCCTGGGTGGAGGACAACTGCGAGCTGATGTGCTGGAGGGTGTAGACAAAGCCAGCGACGAGACCGTCCTCGCCGtgctgcacggcgctggTACGCTTCCACTGCTTTGTGTAGATGGTGTCCCCGTATCGGTTGAACACGTAGATCGAGTACAGCGTCATGGCTGCACCCCACCGGGGTGCGGACAGTATAAAAAATGCCACAAATACAGAAGAAAccgcgtcagcagcgccCGGTGAAGTCGCAGGAAAAAGACCCCTCAACAAAAATGTTTTTAAGGCACAGCGTCGGAAATGGCAGTTAAGGCGACCTTCACTTGTGCAAGATCTTTGCCTTCTCGATAGCAGCACGTAGGATGTACGCAGCGCCTGCCATGTGAATTCAGCCCTCTGTTACGTAATCAGGAGGCAAAGCAGGCAGCGCACCGTGCAAGACAGCACGAAGGGAAGCGGACCGGTGCACACGCTGTACAGCGCGGAAGAAAGATATCGGCGAGTGAGGCCATGTCGGCGTACAAAAAGAGGAGAGTGCGACAGGGAAAAGACAGCGAGGGACCACGCATACGGCTCCACGTGAATCCGTCTGTGCTCTCAGTGTTTCGCAGCACGAAAAGAGCGGGAGGGGTCCCATGAAGGCACGTGCGCAGCACAAATCCTTCCTCCGCTCAAGGCAGAATGCGGGAAAGTAGCTGGGGGATGCAAGGCTCGAAGCCCGCATGATTTCATTGCATAGATGTTAgttttgctgctgcttgcttcctcagcagccgcagtgTTTAGGTTACACACCCGAAGGCAAGGCAGAGTCGCGCGGGGACGTCGGACAGGGAGCAGTCTCGCGTGCGCGCCCAtgcacctctctctgtgcatgcGGGCACAGGTGCGATGGGTCGTCTGCTCCCTAGCGCCGGCCGACagagcagaaaaaaaaggggggaacTCTCGGGAAGGAGCCTGTTAGtagacggcagcgccaccgaAACAAGGCTTTCACACAGCGCTCACCTCGGTGGCCGTTGATAGCTGGTGCTGATGTCGCGctcgcgcgccagcgcgtctCGATCAAGCGACTGGCGGTACTCGTCGATAATGTTTGGTACCCAGTCCGGCATCGGCTTTGTCTTGGCGTCACGTAATGGCATCCATGGCGCCacacgacgctgccgctcacgTCTCACCATTGCCTGCACCCGtcgctgctccgctgccATCCAATGGTCGtagtcgctgccgcggcgacgcgcgagccgccgccagcgcatgAACTCATTTGCCTCGTGAGCACGATcttgctgctccgcctcatCGAGGTTGATGTCATCAACGCTGACTCGCAGCCGGTTGACGCCAATGTCCACTGAGGCGTGTTTCGCCTGCAAGTCCAGCGTGGAGTGCTCATGCTTTGTGTCCACCGGCAGGTAATCCCAGTTGCCCCGCGGACGGAGGGTATAGAGCACGACTGACATCGCAATGAGCAGATCCGACGGCGCCTCGCTCGGGGAAGGGAGGCTGTCGAGAAGAAGCCGCGTGCTTCGCCGCGACAGGCTCCTTTCCAGGCGACGAAGCATGTTCCGCTTGTGGTTCGGGCCGGCAAAGAGAATGTAGCCGCTTCGCGCATCGTCCTCAGCGCTGGATGCGCCTGTGAAACGGTCGAGGCAGAAGTCGGAAAGCagctcctccctcgcctgGGAGACACTGGCGAGTTCGCGCGACAACGATGCCGCGTAAGAGGAGTCCGACTGCCGCGGTGCCGGAAGAGGCACGGGCGCCGCCCCCACCACGCTAGACCGAAAGACGCGTCCTACAGGCGCCTCCGGTGAGGAGACAAACCCTGTCTGCGTGCCCGCAGTCTCGCCATCCACGCCGGCAGCGTCTGCCTGTGCGATGTAGCAGAGCGGCAGAAGGTTGTTGCGCTCGACAATGTGATTCAGCAAGCCATACACGTCATCGCCGTCCTCATCCTTCAACGTGTAGATTGGGACGGAGGTTTGAAAGTGCGCCCCGCGGGCAGCGCGAACGACGCGGTGGTCGTACAGGTCAGCGCAGTGATTCGTCGCGATGATCGCGTCGTACTGATACCCCGAGGCAgtgcggaggagggtgcCGAGCACACCAGGGTCTTCGATGTTGTCGAGGACAAGGACACGGTTCAGCCGCTGATGATTTGCTATGAGCTTCTCCTTCATCGGCGGCGTTGGGATCGCAAAGTCACCAACGTAGCCGTCTGAGCCCGGCGTGACGGCAACCGAGACAGACCTGTCGACAAGTACGACGTCCGTTTTCCGGCGGTCGTGGAGAAACTCCGGGATGGGCTTGCCGCACTCTACCATCAGGTGACGTGGCCGGTGCCCGGCGCGGCACAGCTCCTCGATCATAGCCCGTCCACCGATGACGAGCATCTGCCGTGCCTGCCGGTACTTATCGTTAGTGCTGAGCTTCAGAAAGTGCTGCACCAACGCGTGATTCACGTCGTCGATGACTGTTCCCTCCCAGAGCACCTTCTGCTGCATTTGGAGTAGCAGCACCTTCTGGGCCTGCTTCTTGAGATCCTCTGCTGAAAGGGCAGCGGAGGCCGATGAGGAAGacgcagaagcggcggccCGGCTCGCTCGTATCGGTATCGTGACGTTGCGCTGCGATGGATCCTTGGGTGCGAGCGGGTGACGGTAGGCAGACTTGCTCATCCGGGCGACGGAGCGCTGCTCTCCCATGGAGGACTGGAAGCGGCAATCTGTGCGTAGCGCCGATACACCGGCAAAGGTACCGCGCCTGATGTGATCATCGGCGGAGATTATGCTCGGTACAGAATGTGCGTATCGCTTCATGACGACAGACCAAAGTTGTTCGTTTTGTCTTCTCCAAGCTTCAACGACTTGATCCGCTATGGGACGTGATGCAGGAAAGCAAACGTCCGacggaagaaaaaaaagaagaagtTTGTGCGCCAGAGAGGATGATGGTGACAAAACAAAATATATAGAAAAAATAGAAGGTGCGACAGGGAAGGGCGTGAGGTTGTTCATGGGAGAGTGGGGAGGCTAGCAAGTTCCTTCCCGGCACAGCAAGGCCTTCGTAAAACTCACGGGCTCCTGCCCGTTCTTCACGCGTTCAGCGTGCACACGtgaaaagaagaaaagagcGGGATACGCACCGCACCGAAAAGCCTGCTgcctttcgttttcttttttcagCCTTCAACGCATCTCACTCACATCAGCCGCAACGCTGGAGAGCACATGAGATGCATGTAGACCCACGGACCGGTGAAACACCATCGTCTCCGTGAAACCTTCAAGGTGTGCTGGTGTCATGCGAGTGACCGTCTCTCAAAGGGGAAAGAATCGTGGAAGACGGCGCTCCCACAAACCAAttacacacaaaaaaaaatagaaAGGGCGGAACAACAAGAATACAAGCGACAGGTGTTCCTAGCCATAGTGTAcatgaggggagggggcgacaaaacgaaaaactACACAAACATCACACAGGCGCGCGAgtgggaaaggaggggggaaggagggggcgagATGCGCAGGTGTCGGTTGGTCCTGTGCCCTCGACATAATTCGCTCGTATGCGCCTTTTTATCGTCCGTTGCGTGCTCATCAACAGCTTCCTGAGAGCTCCTCACCAAGGTTTCGTTCACGTCAAAAAACAGCGCACCGTTACTCAGAGAGCGAATACTAAACGGAGGAGTCTGCTGCGACCCACATCACGCACCGAAGGGCAGATATGCCGCAGATCCCGGGCCTGCTTGTGCACGCTTTTTTTTCTAGAAGGGACCCCGTAGCTCCTTGGTGTAAGCATTCTTGTCCAGAATCTTGGATATCTGCAAGGCAGCATAGATCATGGGTAGCGGTATCTGCACCACGAgggcgtgcgcctcctccttcacggATGCCCCCTCGAAGTGCTCGCGCAAGAACTCCAAAAAATACGGCAATATGACGTCTGTCGagtcgctgccgtcctccTGTAGCGTCAAACGAGGGCAGGCCGaagcgcggcgtggcgacATCTCCGTCTCGTCGTCGATCATCGACGGCACACAGCGCACCTCGAAACGAATTAGAaactgctgctcctgctgcgaAGACTCGCCGGCTACCTTCTTGTTGGTGGCATGGCTGCCGTAGGGACCACGGAGGTCGTAGTACGAGCTGTCTTCGTCGTGAAGCCATGCAGGGCTACGGTACTTGTCCAGCAAGCCCAGCCGCCTCGCCACAACCTTCTTGCCCGTTCCATCGTCGGTGGTCTCAACGACTGCGGTTTTAGGTGGCTCGACCTCCGAGCAGTACAGGTACGGGCCGGTGATGGGCGGGTGGTTGCTCGCATAGACGACGGAGCCGACAAATTGCGCGCCTGGGTAGCTTGATCGGGTATTGTCAGTGTCGTTGTACTGGCCTTGGTAGGCGGCGATCTTCAGCGGGCCCTCTGTGACGCTGCACCGCATGGCGAGCGCGACCGGTTCGCCTAGGCGCGTTAGCACACGCTGGAAGAAGCAGATGCTGCTCGCCAATGCAGCTGTGGTAGAGAGAAACGTACTCTCAAAAgaggcgccaccgtcgccgacgccgatgaGCAGGCCATAGTGGTCCTCGAGAGAGTACCGGtgcacctcgcgcagcaccgaaATGATGTTCGGGTCGTCGGCCTGCTCGCGGCGCAAGGCAAACTGGTGGCGCACATATGCGCCGGTCGTCGGTgtcgtcgacggcggcctCGGAATGCACTCGGTGAAGAAAGAGGAGCGCATGCCACGCGGCAGGCAGTGCATAAAGTGTGGAACGTGGAAAAGTTGCGGGTACGGGTTGGCGGAAAACTCGATGCGCGTGTCGAAAGCAACGAATAAGTCGAGAAACCCGCTATGGGGAGTGTCATTGTAAACCCGGAACTGCACCTTGCCGTGCTTTAAGCTGACCACTGAGATGGGTGTGATCTGCTCGGTGTTCTCGGCCCCGAAGCCAGTGACAGAACTGGCGGCCTCCTCGGGCTGAATCGCATCCGAGAGGGAAAACTGCGAGATGCATCCGCTAGACACGCAATGCAGCGCATCGTTGACCGGACTAGCCCTCATcccgcgacgcggcagcgcggggatagtggtggtgctgcagcgcttgaTGGGCTGCCCGAAGGGGTCCGCAGAGCTGTTCTGAGAACGAATGTAGGCCTTCAAGTCTACAATATGCGACAGATAGGGGACCTTTTCGCCAATCACCTGCGCTGAGAGGGCCACCGAGAACTCAACAAAGGCGCCACAAAACGGTGCTGACAGGAGGTAGCGTCCATCTGGCAGATGTGCCGTGAACGCGAAAGAGGCCTGCGCTGGGCAGAAGAAAGACTCCAGACGTCGCCGACCCGCCTCTTCGGTGTAGTaaaggcggtggtgctgacgCTGAAAGAGCGCAGGCAGCCGTTCCATCTGGAAGAACACGGCGACGTtcttcagctccttcacctccGTGCGATCGGTGCACATCGGGCAGCGAAATGCGTTCGTCGAGTGAAATGTGCCAACGAAGGAGATGTCGTTGACGGAGCGGAAGCGCGCAAcgtcgcagc
Proteins encoded in this window:
- a CDS encoding conserved hypothetical protein (previous protein_id=AAZ14513.1) — encoded protein: MRFPATSRIDKATLHRLWTSLPHEQLDKNFWVALEAFCEPFLDSCSPFNHQTFFSVPRTGRILREELTLVDPAIVKACNEQRPFYNAFTLWNPLALAALFKVPIEVVTAQLLLAVQQSWMSVYFVITCRSCGCDVARFRSVNDISFVGTFHSTNAFRCPMCTDRTEVKELKNVAVFFQMERLPALFQRQHHRLYYTEEAGRRRLESFFCPAQASFAFTAHLPDGRYLLSAPFCGAFVEFSVALSAQVIGEKVPYLSHIVDLKAYIRSQNSSADPFGQPIKRCSTTTIPALPRRGMRASPVNDALHCVSSGCISQFSLSDAIQPEEAASSVTGFGAENTEQITPISVVSLKHGKVQFRVYNDTPHSGFLDLFVAFDTRIEFSANPYPQLFHVPHFMHCLPRGMRSSFFTECIPRPPSTTPTTGAYVRHQFALRREQADDPNIISVLREVHRYSLEDHYGLLIGVGDGGASFESTFLSTTAALASSICFFQRVLTRLGEPVALAMRCSVTEGPLKIAAYQGQYNDTDNTRSSYPGAQFVGSVVYASNHPPITGPYLYCSEVEPPKTAVVETTDDGTGKKVVARRLGLLDKYRSPAWLHDEDSSYYDLRGPYGSHATNKKVAGESSQQEQQFLIRFEVRCVPSMIDDETEMSPRRASACPRLTLQEDGSDSTDVILPYFLEFLREHFEGASVKEEAHALVVQIPLPMIYAALQISKILDKNAYTKELRGPF